A window from Prochlorococcus marinus CUG1435 encodes these proteins:
- a CDS encoding TIGR04283 family arsenosugar biosynthesis glycosyltransferase, which yields MSKISIIIPTINEANNLPLLLSDLSSIQKEVEIIIVDCGSEDKTIDIANIYGAKVCISKERNRGLQLDIGAKNSKGEWLIFLHADTRLTHDWYKKINSFLKGNKNSIYYFEFKINNKKIIYRVLEILVNCRSRFFKQPYGDQGLIIHRTTYFKNNGFRKIPLMEDVDFIRRLNKKNYLKQLNLPIFINSRKWERTNIFFQAIKNWHFRRRWLKGESLKSIYSDYYKK from the coding sequence TTGTCTAAAATCTCAATTATCATTCCAACAATTAATGAGGCTAATAATTTACCATTATTGCTTTCAGACTTATCAAGTATTCAGAAAGAGGTCGAAATCATAATTGTTGATTGTGGAAGTGAAGATAAAACTATTGATATAGCAAATATTTATGGAGCTAAAGTATGTATATCCAAAGAAAGGAATCGAGGTTTGCAATTAGATATTGGAGCCAAAAATTCAAAAGGAGAGTGGCTCATTTTTTTACATGCAGACACAAGATTAACTCATGATTGGTATAAAAAAATAAATTCATTTTTAAAGGGAAATAAGAATAGTATCTACTATTTTGAATTCAAAATTAATAACAAAAAGATAATTTATAGAGTCCTCGAAATTCTCGTGAATTGTAGAAGTAGATTTTTTAAACAACCGTATGGTGATCAAGGTTTAATAATTCATAGAACTACCTATTTTAAGAATAATGGTTTTAGGAAGATACCTTTGATGGAAGATGTAGATTTTATAAGGAGATTAAACAAAAAAAATTATTTAAAACAATTAAATTTACCAATTTTTATAAATTCAAGAAAATGGGAAAGAACTAATATTTTTTTTCAAGCAATTAAGAACTGGCACTTTAGAAGAAGATGGTTAAAAGGTGAATCGTTAAAATCTATATATTCTGATTACTACAAAAAATGA
- a CDS encoding TIGR04282 family arsenosugar biosynthesis glycosyltransferase, whose translation MAKWHGFGRCKTRLSKDIGKSNSAKVQSVMTKHTISVAKFLQENKLIDISIAISGLGVSNCRRWTRALGIKKFNLQGKGCLGEKMKRQIIINKKFCARHKIKNIIFIGTDLPDLCHQDLLNTLKELQQNDLILGPSNDGGYWLIGLSEKIMSSHLYLPFINIKWGTENVLQNTIDNFASTKLKYKFLDKKIDIDTIIDIENRK comes from the coding sequence ATGGCAAAATGGCATGGTTTTGGAAGATGCAAAACAAGATTATCTAAAGATATAGGAAAAAGTAATTCTGCAAAGGTTCAAAGTGTAATGACCAAACATACTATTTCAGTCGCAAAATTTCTCCAAGAAAATAAACTAATTGATATTTCTATTGCTATATCTGGTCTGGGTGTAAGTAACTGTAGAAGATGGACTAGAGCATTAGGTATCAAAAAATTTAATTTACAGGGGAAAGGCTGCTTGGGAGAAAAAATGAAACGGCAAATAATTATCAACAAAAAATTTTGTGCAAGACATAAGATCAAAAATATTATTTTTATTGGTACTGACCTTCCAGATTTATGCCATCAAGATTTATTGAATACTCTAAAAGAGCTCCAACAAAATGATCTTATTTTAGGACCATCTAATGATGGAGGATATTGGCTTATTGGTTTATCAGAAAAAATAATGTCATCGCATTTATATTTACCTTTTATCAACATAAAGTGGGGGACAGAAAATGTTCTACAGAATACAATTGATAATTTTGCTTCTACAAAATTAAAATATAAGTTTTTAGATAAAAAAATTGATATAGATACAATTATTGATATTGAAAATAGAAAGTAA